In the Ostrinia nubilalis chromosome 7, ilOstNubi1.1, whole genome shotgun sequence genome, one interval contains:
- the LOC135073597 gene encoding putative nuclease HARBI1, whose translation MNAINAIVHLANNADPARRRKLYRQRSNPFDLRDLNFKIKYRFNKDTVRTIIDLVEDDLVQSARGGGTCPELQVLVAIRCWGRREVQDDAGDLHGLSQPTVSRICARVAHAIANKANSFIKMPITIGEQERISAKFRAIKNFPGVIGAIDCTHIKIKKTGGDMAQYYINRKGYYSLNVQVVCDADLKIMDIVARWRGSTHDSRIFMESNIKQRFEDRQFRGRLIGDSGYPLLPYLFTPILRPSRPEEEAYNNAHISTRNTVERCFGVWKQRFQCLLHGLPVSLQNGKAVIIALAVLHNIAIDMNDTLLEQHMEQVPVTPQLSTENSVHDNRPSLLRRRSQLILQNFINQHF comes from the exons atgaatgctataaatgcaattgtgcatttagccaataatgccgacccagcgcgacgtagaaagctctaccgccaacgaagcaacccattcgatttgcgggacctaaattttaaaataaaatataggttcaataaggacacagtgcgcaccatcatagatttggtggaagatgatctggttcagagcgctagaggtggtggcacgtgtcctgaactgcaagttttagtggccataagatgttggggacgtcgtgag gtacaagatgatgctggtgacctccatggcctaagtcagccgacagtgagccggatatgcgccagagtcgcgcatgcaatcgcgaataaggcaaattccttcatcaaaatgcctatcactataggagagcaggaaagaattagtgccaaatttagagcaattaaaaattttcctggggtgataggagccatagattgcacccacattaaaattaaaaaaaccggaggtgacatggcccagtactatattaatagaaaaggctattattccctgaatgttcag gttgtctgtgatgctgacctcaaaataatggatatagtggctagatggcgaggcagtacacatgacagtcgaatttttatggagagcaatataaaacaacgatttgaggataggcagtttagaggacgccttattggcgattcgggctaccctcttctgccatatctatttacacctattttaaggcctagtcgtccagaagaagaagcatacaataatgctcacatctcaactaggaacactgttgaaaggtgttttggggtgtggaagcagcggttccaatgcctactccatggcttaccagtaagcctccaaaatggaaaagctgtgatcatagcattggctgtattacataatatagccattgatatgaatgacacattgttag aacaacatatggagcaggtccctgtaactccgcaactttcgacggagaacagtgttcacgacaaccgaccttcattgttgaggcgtaggtcgcagttgatactacaaaattttataaatcaacatttttga